From the genome of Marinobacter sp. F4206:
GGCCCGCGGTGGGACCGAGGGTGGAATCGGAGGCCGGAGAACCGGCATCACCCAGAGCCCCGGCGGTGCCCACCAGGGCCACAATGGCCAGCGGGCTGAAGCCCATCTGCAGGGCCAGCGGTACGTACAGCGCGGCGATGATTGGGATGGTTGAGAAGGAGGAGCCAATCCCCATGGTGATCAGCAGGCCGACCACCAGCATCAGCAATGCCGCCAGGGGCTTGTTCTCGCCGATGGTGGCGACCGAACTCTGAACCAGGGTGGCGATCTCGCCGGTTTCCCGCATCACCTCGGCAAAGCCGGAGGCAGCGATCATGATGAAGCCGATCATGGCCAGCATTTTCATGCCCTCGGTGAACAGGTCATCCGCCTCTTTCCACTTGACCACCCCCGACAGGTTGAACAGCACGAAGCCGGCCAAAGCGCCCAGGATCATGGATCCCAGCCAGAGCTGGACGACGAAGGCGGTGACGATGGCAATCAGGGCCATGATCAGGGTGCTGGGGCTGTACTGAACGTCGACCCTTTCGGTGCGGGCAATGGCGTCCATGTTGTAGTGGCGTTCGCCCCGGTAGCTGAAGAACACCGCAACCAGCAGGCCGCAGAGCATACCGAGCGCCGGCAGGGCCATGGCCGACATGACGTTGAGACCGGAGGCGTCGACACCGTTTTCCGCCACGTTCGCCAGCAGGATCTCGTTCAGGTAGATACCGCCGAAGCCGATCGGCAGAAACATGTATGGGGTGATCAGGCCAAAGGTCAACACGCAGGCCACCAGGCGCCGGTCCATGTTCAGCTTCGCCA
Proteins encoded in this window:
- a CDS encoding Na+/H+ antiporter family protein, whose amino-acid sequence is MNAVVAAVAIMLVLSLCRIHVVVALIIGAISGGLIAGMSLETTIEAFNNGLGGGATVALSYATLGAFAVAIGKSGLAHALADRALALVGRQDDGAAVTGIRFLIIGLLLAIAISSQNILPIHIAFIPLVVPPLLYVMAKLNMDRRLVACVLTFGLITPYMFLPIGFGGIYLNEILLANVAENGVDASGLNVMSAMALPALGMLCGLLVAVFFSYRGERHYNMDAIARTERVDVQYSPSTLIMALIAIVTAFVVQLWLGSMILGALAGFVLFNLSGVVKWKEADDLFTEGMKMLAMIGFIMIAASGFAEVMRETGEIATLVQSSVATIGENKPLAALLMLVVGLLITMGIGSSFSTIPIIAALYVPLALQMGFSPLAIVALVGTAGALGDAGSPASDSTLGPTAGLNVDGQHNHIWDTVVPTFLHYNLPLLGFGWLAAMVL